Proteins found in one Geomonas subterranea genomic segment:
- a CDS encoding HlyD family secretion protein: protein MDQVLEDDIPMPQAAPVPARYRALFFALALTALAAAGSVRWWLWEAGHVRTDNAFVEGSSTAISPRVGGMVRRVLVQDNQYVRHGELLVELEPEDFGIAVRKAEADLGVVRDESSADLSRIGGAEAAADIARVRLAQAERDLKRAEELFRQDIVAREQVEQLATARLTAQHQLKEAEQAWRKARAEAGLERSVSATAKVRAKQAALEEARRQLAFTRIVAPCDGYVTRKAVEPGSNVEAGRTLLTLVSLQQIWVTANLKEGQVAGVRPGLRVSLTADAYPGRTFHGRVDSIMAGAGAAFSVLPPENATGNFVKVVQRIPVKIALEPGSDPGHLLRVGMSVVPTIELEPEHKQVAGAPFVPPPVPLP, encoded by the coding sequence ATGGACCAGGTTCTGGAGGACGACATCCCCATGCCGCAGGCAGCACCCGTGCCGGCCCGTTACCGCGCCCTGTTCTTCGCGCTGGCGCTTACGGCGCTGGCCGCGGCGGGTAGCGTGCGCTGGTGGCTCTGGGAGGCGGGGCACGTCCGGACCGACAACGCCTTCGTGGAAGGAAGCAGCACCGCAATCTCGCCGCGGGTGGGGGGAATGGTGCGGCGGGTCCTGGTTCAGGACAACCAGTACGTGCGCCACGGGGAGCTCCTGGTGGAACTGGAGCCGGAGGATTTCGGGATCGCGGTACGCAAGGCCGAAGCGGACCTTGGTGTCGTCCGCGACGAGAGCAGCGCGGACCTCTCCAGGATCGGCGGCGCCGAGGCCGCGGCCGATATCGCCAGGGTACGGCTCGCCCAGGCGGAACGGGACCTCAAGCGGGCCGAGGAACTGTTCCGACAGGACATCGTGGCCCGGGAGCAGGTGGAACAGCTCGCTACGGCAAGGCTCACCGCTCAGCACCAGTTGAAGGAGGCCGAGCAGGCCTGGCGCAAGGCCCGGGCCGAGGCCGGACTGGAACGGAGCGTCAGCGCAACCGCCAAGGTCCGGGCAAAGCAGGCGGCGCTGGAGGAGGCGCGGCGGCAGCTCGCCTTCACCAGGATCGTCGCCCCGTGCGACGGCTACGTCACCCGCAAGGCGGTGGAACCCGGGAGCAACGTGGAGGCGGGGCGGACGCTGCTCACCCTGGTATCGCTGCAGCAGATCTGGGTCACCGCCAACCTCAAGGAGGGACAGGTTGCCGGGGTGCGGCCGGGGCTCAGGGTCAGCTTGACGGCCGACGCCTACCCCGGCAGGACCTTCCACGGACGGGTGGACAGCATCATGGCAGGCGCGGGAGCGGCCTTCTCGGTGCTGCCGCCGGAAAACGCCACCGGCAACTTCGTCAAGGTGGTGCAGCGCATCCCGGTGAAAATCGCCCTGGAGCCGGGAAGCGACCCGGGGCATCTGCTGCGGGTCGGCATGAGCGTCGTCCCCACCATAGAGCTGGAACCGGAACACAAACAGGTGGCGGGGGCGCCCTTCGTCCCGCCGCCGGTCCCGCTCCCCTAG
- a CDS encoding radical SAM protein: MATSCTKDRVVHGHPCFGGNRHKNGRIHLAVAPRCNIKCGYCDRRHDCANESRPGVTSRLLTPSEALEQVRGVMASPSFGSIIKVIGIAGPGDPLANDETFETFRLVQQEFPDLLFCLSTNGLALPDRIEELSRINLHSLTVTINAVDPEVAAKIYRQVRYRGSVLNGVEGAEILIRNQFEGVRLAAEHGMVVKVNTVLIPGINEDQIQRIAQRVSEAGAFVMNVMPIIPQADLAHVPRPTPEHLEQVRSANESIIAQFRGCQQCRADAVGLIGGGCAS, from the coding sequence ATGGCGACATCATGCACGAAGGACAGGGTAGTACACGGCCACCCCTGCTTCGGCGGGAACAGACACAAAAACGGACGCATCCATCTCGCGGTAGCTCCGCGCTGCAACATCAAGTGCGGCTACTGCGACCGCAGGCACGACTGCGCCAACGAGTCGCGCCCCGGCGTGACCAGCAGGCTCCTCACCCCGTCGGAGGCACTGGAACAGGTGCGCGGCGTGATGGCAAGCCCCAGCTTCGGCTCCATCATCAAGGTGATCGGGATAGCCGGGCCGGGGGACCCGCTGGCGAACGACGAGACCTTCGAGACCTTCCGGCTGGTGCAGCAGGAGTTCCCGGACCTCCTGTTCTGCCTGAGCACCAACGGGCTCGCGCTCCCCGACCGCATCGAGGAACTTTCCCGGATCAACCTGCACAGCCTTACCGTCACCATCAACGCGGTAGACCCTGAGGTGGCTGCGAAGATCTACCGGCAGGTACGCTACCGCGGCAGCGTCCTGAACGGCGTCGAGGGCGCCGAGATCCTGATCAGGAACCAGTTCGAAGGGGTGCGTCTCGCCGCGGAGCACGGCATGGTGGTCAAGGTGAACACGGTGCTCATCCCCGGCATCAACGAGGACCAGATCCAACGCATCGCGCAACGGGTCAGCGAGGCCGGCGCCTTCGTCATGAACGTGATGCCCATCATCCCGCAGGCGGACCTGGCCCACGTGCCGCGCCCAACCCCGGAGCACCTGGAACAGGTCCGCTCCGCCAACGAATCCATCATCGCGCAGTTCCGCGGCTGCCAGCAGTGCCGCGCCGACGCGGTCGGCCTGATCGGCGGCGGCTGCGCATCCTAA
- a CDS encoding nitrogenase component 1: MPDVVEQIRNVCALGALQSVAAIERAIPIIHAGPGCGQKLWSALSSGNGFQGSGYAGGHSVPCSNSTENEIVFGGEERLRETIENSLKVMDGDLFVVLTGCTADIVGDDTGDVVRGFREQGAPIVHVETGGFKGNNYFGQELLWESIIDQFLEPADAVEPGLVNVWSVLPYQDPFWAATLETIGNLLKLIGLKPNLIYGHGQGIKSVRSIPSAQFNLLLNPWLGLKTVQHLERRFGIPFYQYPALPVGATETGRFLRGVAAYAGIDEALVEAAIAREESRYYYYMERAADLFFETRFKPGHFITIADSGFALGLSRFLVNDLGLIPEAQFVTDKVPDQHRERIEAEFQDEVAGIPSPVIFTSDGGAIREVIQGLKFRERPLILGSTWDKVITRELQGYPLSVSLPVSDRLVLNRSYAGYDGGLTLAEDIYTVILNSFQ; encoded by the coding sequence ATGCCCGATGTAGTCGAACAGATACGCAACGTTTGCGCCCTTGGGGCGCTGCAATCCGTAGCCGCCATAGAGCGCGCCATCCCCATCATCCATGCCGGCCCCGGCTGCGGTCAAAAGCTCTGGAGCGCACTTTCCAGCGGCAACGGCTTCCAGGGCTCCGGCTACGCCGGGGGGCACAGCGTCCCCTGCTCCAACTCGACCGAGAACGAAATCGTCTTCGGCGGGGAAGAGCGGCTGCGCGAGACCATCGAGAACTCGCTCAAGGTCATGGACGGCGACCTCTTCGTCGTGCTCACCGGCTGCACCGCCGACATCGTCGGTGATGACACCGGCGACGTGGTGCGCGGCTTCCGGGAGCAGGGAGCCCCCATCGTGCACGTCGAGACCGGCGGCTTCAAGGGGAACAACTATTTCGGCCAGGAGCTGTTGTGGGAATCGATCATCGACCAGTTCCTGGAACCTGCTGACGCCGTGGAGCCCGGCCTGGTCAACGTCTGGTCGGTGCTCCCCTACCAGGACCCGTTCTGGGCCGCGACCCTGGAGACCATCGGCAACCTGCTGAAGCTGATCGGCCTCAAACCGAACCTCATCTACGGCCACGGCCAGGGGATCAAGTCGGTGAGGAGCATCCCCTCCGCCCAGTTCAACCTGCTTTTGAACCCCTGGCTGGGACTGAAGACGGTGCAGCACCTGGAGCGGCGCTTCGGCATCCCCTTCTACCAGTACCCGGCCCTGCCGGTCGGCGCCACCGAGACCGGGCGCTTCCTCAGGGGTGTCGCCGCCTACGCCGGCATCGACGAGGCGCTGGTCGAGGCGGCCATCGCGCGGGAGGAATCCCGCTACTACTACTACATGGAACGCGCCGCCGACCTCTTCTTCGAAACGCGCTTCAAGCCGGGGCACTTCATCACCATCGCCGACAGCGGCTTCGCCCTGGGGCTGTCCCGGTTCCTGGTCAACGACCTGGGGCTGATCCCGGAGGCTCAGTTCGTCACCGACAAGGTGCCCGACCAGCACCGGGAGCGCATCGAGGCGGAGTTCCAGGACGAGGTGGCCGGCATCCCCTCCCCCGTCATCTTCACCAGCGACGGCGGCGCCATCAGGGAGGTGATCCAGGGGCTCAAGTTCAGGGAGAGGCCGCTTATCCTCGGAAGCACCTGGGACAAGGTGATCACACGGGAACTGCAGGGCTACCCCCTTTCGGTATCGCTGCCGGTGAGCGACCGCCTGGTGCTGAACCGCAGCTACGCGGGCTACGACGGCGGGCTCACCTTGGCCGAGGACATCTACACGGTGATCCTGAACAGCTTCCAGTAG
- a CDS encoding nitrogenase component 1, with protein MNGFVERPRFSCTLGGALSTVTAIHGTVPIVHAAAGCGGNLFTAQLGGSGYYGSGYCGGLSAPGSNVSEHEIVFGGEERLAEQIRTTLEIMEGECYVVLTGCMTDIIGDDIRSAVQEFRGTGAPVAGVETGGFKGTSYKGYDLALSALFRQVVAETDERATNRVNLWGLVPGLDPFFRGDLLELQRLLALVGVQASTFFVPGEGVRDLVEAGKAAANIVVSQQHGIAAAEAFRERFGTPYLALELPIGPSASARFLRQVAEFLGLDGQLVERVIERETADYYRFVERVADFYCDTDLQHYVAVVGNATSALPYTRFLAEDLGWLPSLVVVTDNLPDEERSRIALSLDSLPHGGKPALVFETDASVIAGHLTRAWRPSGGERYQKRFAPAFVLGSTLEQEPAAAVGARHLSVSYPVFNRVIVNRGYAGFHGALHLVEDLLSTYFGGA; from the coding sequence ATGAACGGATTCGTTGAAAGACCGCGATTTTCCTGCACCCTGGGGGGCGCCCTCTCCACGGTGACCGCCATCCACGGGACGGTCCCCATCGTCCATGCCGCGGCCGGCTGCGGCGGCAATCTCTTCACCGCGCAGTTGGGCGGCAGCGGCTACTACGGCTCCGGCTACTGCGGCGGCCTCTCGGCCCCGGGGTCGAACGTCTCCGAGCACGAGATCGTCTTCGGCGGAGAGGAGCGGCTGGCCGAACAGATCCGCACCACCCTGGAGATCATGGAGGGGGAGTGCTACGTCGTCCTCACCGGCTGCATGACCGACATCATCGGGGACGACATCCGCAGCGCCGTGCAGGAGTTCCGCGGCACCGGCGCGCCGGTCGCCGGGGTGGAAACCGGCGGCTTCAAGGGGACCTCCTACAAGGGGTACGACCTGGCCCTCTCCGCCCTGTTCCGGCAGGTGGTGGCCGAGACGGACGAGCGCGCGACTAACAGGGTGAACCTGTGGGGGCTGGTGCCGGGACTCGACCCGTTCTTCCGCGGCGACCTCCTGGAACTGCAGCGGCTGCTGGCCCTGGTCGGAGTGCAGGCGTCCACCTTCTTCGTCCCCGGAGAGGGGGTGCGCGACCTGGTCGAGGCCGGCAAGGCCGCGGCCAACATCGTGGTGTCGCAGCAGCACGGCATCGCGGCGGCCGAGGCATTCAGGGAGCGCTTCGGCACCCCCTACCTCGCCCTCGAACTCCCCATCGGCCCGTCCGCCTCGGCGCGGTTCCTGCGCCAGGTTGCGGAGTTCCTGGGGCTGGACGGTCAGCTCGTGGAGCGGGTGATCGAACGGGAAACGGCCGATTATTACCGTTTCGTGGAGCGGGTGGCCGATTTCTACTGCGACACCGACCTGCAGCACTACGTGGCGGTAGTGGGTAACGCGACCAGCGCCCTCCCCTACACCCGCTTCCTCGCCGAAGACCTCGGCTGGCTGCCGAGCCTCGTGGTGGTGACGGACAACCTCCCCGACGAGGAGCGGAGCCGCATCGCCCTCAGCCTCGATTCGCTGCCGCACGGCGGGAAGCCGGCCCTGGTCTTCGAGACCGACGCATCGGTGATCGCGGGACACCTGACCCGGGCCTGGCGTCCTTCAGGCGGCGAGCGCTACCAAAAGCGCTTCGCTCCCGCCTTCGTCCTCGGCAGCACGCTGGAGCAGGAGCCCGCCGCGGCGGTGGGCGCGCGGCACCTGAGCGTCAGCTACCCCGTCTTCAACCGGGTCATCGTCAACCGGGGCTACGCCGGGTTCCACGGCGCACTGCATCTCGTCGAGGACCTGCTCTCGACCTATTTCGGAGGGGCATGA
- a CDS encoding glutaredoxin domain-containing protein gives MKTAHRNIMLAFFVLMLLAACAGIATAATKGSYPKIELYTAPGCKSCKAASEYLGSNGIPYTAKDVTANESYLDEMSERYRCSSVPLIVIGDGKKVLRGFVPEAFQLAVREVLIKERQQK, from the coding sequence ATGAAGACCGCCCATCGCAACATCATGCTTGCCTTCTTCGTCCTCATGCTGCTCGCCGCCTGCGCAGGGATCGCGACGGCCGCCACCAAGGGGAGCTACCCCAAGATAGAGCTCTATACCGCACCCGGATGCAAGAGCTGCAAGGCGGCGAGCGAATACCTGGGTTCGAATGGCATCCCCTATACCGCAAAGGACGTCACGGCGAACGAGAGCTACCTGGACGAAATGTCGGAACGCTACCGCTGCAGTTCGGTCCCGCTCATCGTGATCGGCGACGGCAAAAAAGTGCTGCGGGGCTTCGTGCCGGAAGCGTTTCAGCTGGCGGTGAGGGAAGTGCTCATCAAGGAGAGGCAACAGAAATGA
- a CDS encoding nitrogenase component 1, with product MAINTKIAQAPIRELRLDAITGYSGSVHDLAARTAPGCCLSNRERSFAQTSSCSSGCAQTLLSGIVDAAVVNHAPLGCLGDSLYQNIGYHYGQFHRNWPYSNVSMISTNMGESDTVFGGAERLKDGIREAWRRFKPKAIFVTTSCASGIIGDDVQGVIDELKDEIPTPVVPVHCEGFRSRVWATGFDAAFHAILTRIVKPPEQKSKELVNIINFRGSARAYITDLFARVGLKPVFVVPFATVGELERISEAAASLTICGTLGSYLGTALEEEYGVPYVKSTPPHGFAGMDAWLRGLGQAVGKEREIEALIVEEKRAVQDDLAQVRQKLAGATAVIGMGPGFSLSYIRVLEELGIKVLYAASWHYDQHYDHGSQPAITTELATEHQDIPFGIGEQQNFEIANLLKELKPDLYFSRHPGSSVWAAKQGIVTIPVMDEYTAFGYRGLVNFGWRIADALANRRFVNNLAQRVRLPYQQWWFEQNPYHFLSQEEAA from the coding sequence ATGGCCATCAACACGAAGATCGCACAGGCCCCCATCCGGGAGCTCCGCCTGGACGCCATCACCGGCTACAGCGGTTCGGTGCACGACCTGGCGGCTCGCACGGCGCCGGGGTGCTGCCTCTCCAACCGCGAGCGGAGCTTCGCCCAGACCAGCTCCTGCAGCTCCGGGTGCGCGCAGACGCTCCTCTCCGGCATCGTCGACGCCGCCGTGGTCAACCACGCCCCGCTCGGCTGCCTGGGGGACTCGCTGTACCAGAACATCGGCTACCACTACGGGCAATTCCACCGCAACTGGCCCTACAGCAACGTCAGCATGATCAGCACCAACATGGGTGAGTCCGATACCGTCTTCGGCGGCGCGGAGAGGCTCAAGGACGGCATACGTGAGGCATGGCGCCGCTTCAAACCGAAGGCCATCTTCGTCACCACCTCCTGCGCCTCAGGCATCATCGGCGACGACGTGCAAGGGGTCATCGACGAGTTGAAGGACGAGATCCCGACTCCGGTGGTGCCGGTGCACTGCGAGGGGTTCCGGAGCAGGGTCTGGGCCACCGGGTTCGACGCGGCCTTCCATGCCATCCTGACCCGCATCGTCAAGCCGCCCGAGCAGAAGAGCAAGGAGCTGGTCAACATCATCAACTTCCGCGGCTCGGCACGGGCCTACATCACCGATCTCTTCGCACGGGTCGGGCTGAAGCCGGTCTTCGTGGTCCCCTTTGCCACCGTGGGCGAACTGGAGCGCATTTCCGAGGCCGCCGCCTCGCTCACCATCTGCGGCACGCTCGGCAGCTACCTCGGCACGGCGCTCGAGGAAGAGTACGGCGTCCCATACGTGAAGAGCACGCCGCCGCACGGCTTCGCCGGCATGGACGCCTGGCTGCGCGGACTGGGACAGGCGGTCGGCAAAGAGCGGGAGATCGAGGCGCTCATCGTGGAGGAAAAGCGCGCGGTGCAGGACGACCTGGCCCAGGTACGGCAGAAACTGGCCGGCGCCACCGCCGTGATCGGCATGGGCCCGGGCTTCAGCCTCTCCTATATCCGGGTCCTCGAGGAGCTGGGCATCAAGGTTCTCTACGCGGCGAGCTGGCACTACGACCAGCACTACGACCACGGCAGCCAGCCTGCCATCACAACGGAGCTGGCGACGGAGCACCAGGACATCCCCTTCGGCATCGGCGAACAGCAGAACTTCGAGATCGCAAACCTGCTCAAGGAACTAAAGCCCGACCTCTACTTCTCCCGCCATCCCGGCAGCTCCGTGTGGGCGGCCAAGCAGGGGATCGTCACCATCCCCGTCATGGACGAGTACACCGCCTTCGGCTACCGCGGCCTGGTCAACTTCGGCTGGCGCATCGCCGACGCCCTGGCCAACCGCCGCTTCGTCAACAACCTTGCCCAGCGGGTCCGGCTCCCCTACCAGCAGTGGTGGTTCGAGCAGAACCCCTACCATTTCCTTTCCCAGGAGGAGGCCGCCTGA
- a CDS encoding nitrogenase component 1 yields MGLKTDKVVPGREDRVQACMAHGGCASGIGGQDKICLKNNERGFSQAGLCQLLPTLGMLLTLPETAVIVHGAIGCGSTGFAMNTSIKLHHLLRGNPNAKDSLWFTTNLDESDVVHGGEKRLEETILAVHEKYRPASIIVLQSCTPSIIGDDLVGVIEKLRPQIDTPLLYSHCEGFKTKVWATGYDVAFHAMFNGFIERDKEGPPPRKAPRKPGERPQVNIINLASMGKPDELELERILNAIGIDVVIGPNFADREKIRSMTQADLNVSVCPTHDDYLIEYLHEEYGIPYVLKDMPIGLENTRNWVLDIARHFGLEDKALAFIETEEAKARQAVQRFLPQLKGVRVFLSAGEFRALVTGGLFQELGMEIVGLRSYHHDDFGTDFYRKLVQAQDGKDFPIDIANFQPFELVNLLKKVEPDLFCGHVFDNAWAARLGYPCITIFRIFDHYLGYRGFYEVAKKAARNLKNHNFNKKLSQNVRDAYKKEWYAKSPFAYIKSDSVEPPVEPATRAA; encoded by the coding sequence ATGGGTTTGAAGACGGACAAGGTGGTCCCCGGCCGCGAGGACCGGGTACAGGCCTGCATGGCGCACGGAGGGTGCGCAAGCGGCATCGGCGGACAGGACAAGATCTGCCTCAAGAACAACGAGCGCGGCTTCTCGCAGGCGGGCCTGTGCCAGCTCCTGCCGACGCTGGGCATGCTCCTTACCCTTCCGGAGACCGCGGTGATCGTGCACGGCGCCATCGGCTGCGGCTCGACCGGGTTCGCCATGAACACGAGCATCAAGCTGCACCACCTTTTGCGCGGCAACCCCAACGCCAAGGACAGCCTCTGGTTCACCACCAACCTGGACGAGTCGGACGTGGTGCACGGCGGCGAAAAGCGCCTGGAGGAGACCATCCTCGCGGTGCACGAGAAGTACCGCCCGGCGTCCATCATCGTCCTGCAGAGCTGCACCCCCTCCATCATCGGCGACGACCTGGTCGGGGTCATCGAGAAGCTGAGGCCGCAGATCGACACGCCGCTACTGTACTCGCACTGCGAGGGGTTCAAGACCAAGGTCTGGGCCACCGGTTACGACGTCGCCTTCCACGCCATGTTCAACGGCTTCATCGAAAGGGACAAAGAAGGGCCGCCCCCCAGGAAGGCGCCGAGAAAGCCGGGCGAGCGCCCGCAGGTCAACATCATCAACCTGGCCTCGATGGGGAAGCCGGACGAACTGGAGCTGGAGCGTATCCTGAACGCCATCGGCATCGACGTCGTCATCGGACCCAACTTCGCCGACCGTGAGAAGATCCGCAGCATGACCCAGGCCGACCTCAACGTGAGCGTCTGCCCGACCCACGATGACTACCTGATCGAGTACCTCCACGAGGAATACGGCATCCCCTATGTCCTCAAGGACATGCCCATCGGCCTTGAGAACACCCGCAACTGGGTGCTCGACATCGCGCGCCACTTCGGGCTTGAGGACAAGGCGCTCGCGTTCATCGAGACGGAAGAGGCCAAGGCAAGGCAGGCGGTGCAGCGCTTCCTGCCGCAGCTGAAGGGGGTCCGCGTCTTCCTCTCGGCCGGCGAGTTCCGGGCGCTGGTCACCGGCGGCCTGTTCCAGGAACTGGGCATGGAGATCGTGGGGCTGCGCTCCTACCACCACGATGACTTCGGCACCGACTTCTACCGAAAGCTGGTCCAGGCGCAGGATGGGAAGGACTTCCCCATCGACATCGCGAACTTCCAGCCCTTCGAACTGGTGAACCTGCTCAAGAAGGTGGAGCCCGACCTCTTCTGCGGTCACGTCTTCGACAACGCTTGGGCCGCGCGCCTTGGCTACCCCTGCATCACCATCTTCAGGATCTTCGACCATTACCTCGGCTACCGCGGCTTCTACGAGGTGGCCAAGAAGGCGGCGAGGAACCTGAAGAATCACAACTTCAACAAGAAGCTGAGCCAGAACGTGCGCGACGCCTACAAGAAGGAGTGGTACGCGAAGAGCCCCTTCGCCTACATAAAGAGCGACAGCGTGGAGCCCCCCGTCGAGCCGGCGACACGCGCGGCGTAA
- a CDS encoding nitrogenase component 1 yields the protein MAHHTDQKVLPKREDRLRTCHAYGGTSCALVQESRGGCLVRSERSFTQVCNCQMSLALTMVTTIPDAVIIMHAPPGCGGSNVSMDLYVRNGLNARGEKKAPLIWFTSNLDEADVIAGGEEKLEATIVEADLRFRPRLIFVVSTCTPGIIGDDIDAVAGRVRSRVAATVVPLHCEGFKTRISATGYDAVYHGLARYVQLAPHDAQRLAEESSGQALLDERRKSRRVNVFNVYSIGRSDEVELARLLELIGLEARFYPNFARPEAFTELTEASLNVSICATHDDYFLTFLEERYGIPYLIDTMPIGIRNTGRWLRAVAARFGLEEQAERVIAAEEAELERALSDYRPPLAGKRVYLGGGEMRVAATAMLMHELGCEVVGFRAHHYDEFGDDLYLTAAQDRPGMEVNVATTQTFELANLIERAQPDLYLGHSGSNAWVAKLGVPTLPIFSAPQTYLGYLGVFEVARRAVRLTANRAFQEQLRRHTRQPYRESWYRNDPFAYITDGADGAGGRP from the coding sequence ATGGCTCACCACACCGATCAGAAAGTGCTCCCGAAGAGGGAGGACCGGCTGCGCACCTGCCACGCCTACGGCGGCACCTCCTGCGCGCTGGTGCAGGAGTCCCGCGGCGGCTGCCTGGTGCGCAGCGAGCGGAGTTTCACCCAGGTCTGCAACTGCCAGATGAGCCTCGCCCTCACCATGGTGACCACCATCCCGGACGCGGTGATCATCATGCACGCCCCTCCCGGCTGCGGCGGCTCCAACGTCTCCATGGACCTCTACGTGAGAAACGGGTTGAACGCGCGCGGCGAAAAAAAGGCGCCGCTCATCTGGTTCACCAGCAACCTCGACGAGGCCGACGTCATCGCCGGCGGCGAGGAGAAGCTGGAAGCGACCATCGTGGAGGCTGATCTGCGCTTCCGCCCCCGCCTCATCTTCGTGGTCTCCACCTGCACCCCCGGCATCATCGGCGACGACATCGACGCCGTGGCGGGACGGGTCCGCTCCAGGGTCGCCGCCACCGTGGTGCCGCTGCACTGCGAGGGGTTCAAGACCCGCATCTCGGCGACCGGCTACGACGCGGTCTACCACGGCCTAGCCCGCTACGTGCAGCTCGCACCGCACGACGCGCAGCGGCTCGCCGAGGAGAGCTCGGGCCAGGCGCTGCTGGACGAGCGCCGCAAGAGCCGGCGCGTCAACGTGTTCAACGTGTACTCCATCGGCCGCTCGGACGAGGTGGAGCTGGCGAGGCTTCTGGAACTGATCGGGCTGGAGGCGCGTTTCTACCCCAACTTCGCGCGCCCCGAAGCGTTCACCGAACTGACCGAGGCGTCGCTCAACGTGAGCATCTGCGCCACCCACGACGACTACTTCCTCACCTTTCTCGAGGAGCGCTACGGCATCCCGTACCTGATCGACACCATGCCCATCGGCATCCGCAACACGGGACGGTGGCTGCGGGCGGTGGCGGCACGCTTCGGCCTCGAGGAACAGGCGGAACGGGTGATCGCCGCGGAGGAGGCCGAACTGGAACGGGCCCTCTCCGATTACCGACCGCCCCTGGCCGGCAAGCGGGTCTACCTGGGGGGCGGGGAGATGCGCGTCGCGGCCACGGCCATGCTCATGCACGAACTGGGGTGCGAGGTGGTCGGCTTCCGGGCCCACCACTACGACGAGTTCGGCGACGACCTTTACCTGACCGCCGCCCAGGACCGCCCCGGCATGGAGGTGAACGTCGCCACCACGCAGACCTTCGAGCTGGCAAACCTGATCGAGCGGGCGCAACCGGACCTGTACCTCGGGCACAGCGGCAGCAACGCCTGGGTCGCCAAGCTGGGCGTCCCCACTCTCCCCATCTTCAGCGCGCCCCAGACCTATCTTGGCTACCTCGGCGTGTTCGAGGTGGCGCGGCGGGCGGTACGCCTCACGGCGAACAGGGCCTTCCAGGAGCAGCTGCGCCGGCACACCCGCCAGCCCTACCGGGAAAGCTGGTACCGCAACGACCCCTTCGCCTACATCACCGACGGCGCCGACGGCGCGGGAGGAAGACCATGA
- a CDS encoding nitrogenase component 1 translates to MSSHIERPRYQCALGGALVTINSIDRAVAIVHAAPGCAASADGAATVGGGYWGTTETDGRATPSTNIVEREVIFGGEERLAEQIAATLEVVDADLYAVITGCMTDIIGDDVRSVVSEFQRQGKPVIVAETGGFKGDSTVGADFIWEAIFSQFVAKGLPKDARRVNLFGFVPAQDVFWRGNLLELKRLLGLLGIEANTFLTPQDRLKELKEASRASLNIVFSDVHGVKPAKLFEELHGTPFVTEPLPIGPTATEAFLRRIASLLKVDEETAEFAIAQEKAYYYSFINPMTDLVNDQDFQRFGIVIGNANYSYAVTRFISEDLGWLPYLAAVTDLLHDDQQQAVIERLETLPADYRPKVIFETDTDRITARLQEILEQEEDPYGNPIHPAFVIGSNLDRPLAAGIKAGFWGVSYPITNRIVTDQFYVGFRGGLRLATELISVLVANR, encoded by the coding sequence ATGAGCAGCCATATAGAACGCCCGCGCTACCAGTGCGCACTGGGCGGAGCCCTGGTAACGATCAACTCGATAGACCGCGCCGTGGCCATAGTGCACGCAGCACCCGGTTGTGCGGCCAGCGCCGACGGCGCCGCCACCGTGGGAGGCGGCTACTGGGGCACCACGGAGACCGACGGCCGCGCCACCCCCAGCACCAACATCGTCGAGCGTGAGGTCATCTTCGGCGGCGAAGAGCGCCTGGCCGAGCAGATCGCCGCCACTCTCGAGGTGGTCGACGCCGACCTCTACGCGGTGATCACCGGCTGCATGACCGACATCATCGGCGACGACGTCCGCTCCGTGGTGAGCGAGTTCCAGCGCCAGGGCAAGCCGGTGATCGTGGCCGAGACCGGCGGCTTCAAGGGGGACTCCACGGTCGGCGCCGACTTCATCTGGGAGGCGATCTTCAGCCAGTTCGTCGCGAAAGGGCTCCCCAAGGACGCGCGCCGGGTCAACCTCTTTGGCTTCGTCCCGGCGCAGGACGTCTTCTGGCGCGGCAACCTCCTGGAGCTCAAACGCCTCCTGGGGCTTCTCGGCATCGAAGCGAACACCTTCCTCACCCCACAGGACCGGCTGAAGGAGCTGAAGGAGGCCTCGCGCGCCTCGCTCAACATCGTCTTCTCGGACGTGCACGGGGTGAAGCCCGCCAAGCTCTTCGAGGAACTGCACGGCACCCCCTTTGTCACCGAACCGCTCCCGATCGGCCCGACCGCGACGGAGGCATTCCTGAGGCGCATCGCGTCGCTCTTGAAGGTCGACGAGGAAACGGCGGAGTTCGCCATCGCCCAGGAGAAGGCGTACTACTACAGCTTCATCAACCCGATGACCGACCTGGTCAACGACCAGGACTTCCAGCGCTTCGGCATCGTGATCGGCAACGCCAACTACAGCTACGCGGTGACCCGTTTCATCTCCGAGGACCTGGGGTGGCTCCCCTACCTGGCCGCGGTCACCGACCTGTTGCACGACGACCAGCAGCAGGCGGTGATCGAAAGGCTGGAGACGCTGCCGGCCGACTACCGCCCCAAGGTGATCTTCGAGACGGACACGGACCGGATCACGGCGCGACTGCAGGAGATACTGGAGCAGGAGGAGGATCCCTACGGCAACCCGATCCACCCCGCTTTCGTGATCGGCAGCAACCTGGACCGCCCCCTTGCCGCCGGTATCAAGGCCGGCTTCTGGGGGGTCTCCTACCCCATCACCAACAGGATCGTCACCGACCAGTTCTACGTCGGCTTCCGCGGCGGGTTGCGGCTCGCCACCGAACTGATCAGCGTGCTGGTCGCCAACAGGTAA